The following coding sequences lie in one Danio rerio strain Tuebingen ecotype United States chromosome 25, GRCz12tu, whole genome shotgun sequence genomic window:
- the hal gene encoding histidine ammonia-lyase isoform X1 has protein sequence MDEITYSNSSLYSVYCTKRRSPQSSLLIGPLQNQHLLKSFALWIFTLYRCLSCGLFSPALMPRFTVHVRDEWITVPCKDATSTVKWLGFEALKRYVKNKPDNGGIKHVKEVCFVVRRCQGFGLLDNDDIVEDVLEDNDFVELAIEGDTMSQDFIPSQPATSHLTRAYREPEQHITLDGNSLTSTDLVNLGKGLYKIKLTPEAEQKVVESRELLDTIVKENKVVYGITTGFGKFARTVIPVSKLKELQENLLRSHSSGLGSPLSPERTRMLLALRINVLAKGHSGVSPETLHSMIQAFNASCLSYVPEKGTVGASGDLAPLSHLALGLMGEGKMWSPKSGWADAKYVLEAHGLKPISLKPKEGLALINGTQMITSLGAEAVERAEAIARQADIIAALTLEVLKGTTKAFDSDIHKLRPHPGQNEVAMRFRSLLDSDHHPSEIAESHRFCDRVQDAYTMRCCPQVHGIVNDTIEFVKKIINTEINSATDNPMVFAERGETISGGNFHGEYPAKALDYLAIGVHELASISERRIERLCNPSLSELPAFLVNEGGLNSGFMIAHCTAAALVSENKVLCHPSSIDSLSTSAATEDHVSMGGWAARKALRVVEHVEQVLAIELLAACQGIEFLRPLRTTTPLEKVYDLVRASVKPWIKDRFMAPDIEAVHRLLVDQKVWNIAGPYIEKYCMEYIPESRPSSPTAFALDPPPSPRKRVRLE, from the exons ATAACATATTCAAACAGCAGCCTGTACTCTGTCTACTGCACTAAAAGGAGGAGTCCGCAGAGCAGCCTTTTGATTGGTCCGCTGCAAAATCAGCACCTACTGAAGTCATTTGCATTGTGGATCTTCACACTCTACAGGTGCCTATCCTGTGGTTTGTTCAGTCCAGCACTGATGCCTCGATTTACGGTCCACGTTCGGGACGAGTGGATTACCGTCCCATGCAAAGATGCCACCAGCACTGTCAAATGGTTGGGTTTTGAAGCCCTTAAACGCTATGTCAAGAACAAACCCGACAACGGAGGAATCAAGCATGTCAAAGAAGTGTGTTTCGTGGTCAGGAGGTGTCAGGGCTTTGGGCTTCTGGACAATGATGATATCGTAGAAGATGTGCTCGAGGATAATGACTTTGTTGAGCTTG CTATTGAAGGAGATACAATGTCACAAGATTTCATTCCAAGTCAGCCTGCGACGTCGCATCT AACAAGAGCATACAGAGAACCAGAACAa CACATTACTCTGGATGGGAACAGCCTGACCTCAACCGATCTGGTGAATTTGGGGAAAGGCCTCTATAAGATTAAG CTGACCCCAGAGGCCGAGCAAAAAGTTGTGGAATCCAGAGAGCTTCTGGACACTATTGTGAAAGAAAACAAAG TTGTGTATGGCATCACTACAGGGTTTGGTAAATTTGCACGGACTGTCATTCCAGTCAGCAAGCTCAA GGAACTTCAGGAAAACCTTCTGCGATCACACTCATCAG GTCTGGGAAGCCCTTTAAGTCCCGAAAGAACCCGAATGCTGCTCGCTCTGAGGATTAATGTTTTGGCCAAAGGACACAGCGGGGTTTCACCGGAGACGCTGCACAGCATGATACAGGCCTTCAACG CCTCCTGTCTATCCTACGTCCCGGAAAAAGGTACGGTAGGAGCGAGCGGAGATTTGGCCCCTTTGTCTCACCTCGCCCTCGGCCTGATGGGAGAAGGCAAGATGTGGTCGCCTAAAAGCGGCTGGGCGGACGCCAAATAC GTCTTGGAGGCGCATGGTCTGAAGCCCATATCTCTGAAGCCAAAGGAG GGTCTGGCTCTGATCAATGGGACACAGATGATCACTTCTCTGGGAGCAGAGGCCGTGGAGAGAGCGGAGGCCATCGCCCGACAGGCTGACATCATCGCTGCCCTGACCCTGGAGGTCCTTAAGGGCACCACCAAAGCCTTTGATAGTG ATATTCATAAACTGCGACCTCATCCAGGACAGAATGAAGTGGCCATGCGCTTTCGCTCGCTGTTGGACTCTGATCACCACCCTTCTGAAATCGCAG AAAGCCATAGGTTTTGTGACAGAGTTCAGGATGCCTACACCATGCGCTGTTGTCCACAG gtCCACGGAATCGTCAATGACACGATTGAGTTTGTCAAGAAAATCATTAATACAGAAATCAACAGTGCCACAGATAATCCT ATGGTGTTTGCAGAGAGAGGCGAGACCATATCAGGTGGAAACTTCCATGGAGAATATCCAGCAAAG GCTCTTGACTATTTGGCAATCGGGGTCCACGAATTGGCCTCCATCAGCGAGAGACGCATCGAACGTCTCTGCAATCCCTCTCTCAGTGAATTACCTGCATTTCTGGTTAACGAGGGAGGCCTGAACTCTGGATTCATGATTGCTCACTGCACCGCTGCAGCTCTCG tttcagAGAACAAAGTGCTTTGCCACCCCTCCTCCATTGACTCTCTGTCCACTAGTGCAGCCACTGAGGATCACGTGTCCATGGGAGGCTGGGCTGCGCGCAAAGCCCTCAGAGTGGTGGAGCACGTCGAACAAG TGCTGGCTATTGAATTGTTAGCTGCCTGTCAAGGTATTGAGTTTCTACGCCCGCTACGTACCACAACCCCGCTGGAGAAAGTGTACGACCTCGTGCGTGCTTCAGTTAA GCCCTGGATTAAAGACAGGTTCATGGCTCCAGATATTGAAGCAGTCCATCGGCTTCTTGTAGACCAGAAG GTGTGGAACATTGCAGGGCCGTACATTGAGAAATACTGTATGGAGTACATCCCAGAATCTCGGCCCTCATCCCCCACGGCCTTCGCTCTGGACCCTCCCCCGTCACCACGGAAACGGGTCAGGCTGGAGTGA
- the hal gene encoding histidine ammonia-lyase (The RefSeq protein has 1 substitution compared to this genomic sequence): MPRFTVHVRDEWITVPCKDATSTVKWLGFEALKRYVKNKPDNGGIKHVKEVCFVVRRCQGFGLLDNDDIVEDVLEDNDFVELAIEGDTMSQDFIPSQPATSHLTRAYREPEQHITLDGNSLTSTDLVNLGKGLYKIKLTPEAEQKVVESRELLDTIVKENKVVYGITTGFGKFARTVIPVSKLKELQENLLRSHSSGLGSPLSPERTRMLLALRINVLAKGHSGVSPETLHSMIQAFNASCLSYVPEKGTVGASGDLAPLSHLALGLMGEGKMWSPKSGWADAKYVLEAHGLKPISLKPKEGLALINGTQMITSLGAEAVERAEAIARQADIIAALTLEVLKGTTKAFDSDIHKLRPHPGQNEVAMRFRSLLDSDHHPSEIAESHRFCDRVQDAYTMRCCPQVHGIVNDTIEFVKKIINTEINSATDNPMVFAERGETISGGNFHGEYPAKALDYLAIGVHELASISERRIERLCNPSLSELPAFLVNEGGLNSGFMIAHCTAAALVSENKVLCHPSSIDSLSTSAATEDHVSMGGWAARKALRVVEHVEQVLAIELLAACQGIEFLRPLRTTTPLEKVYDLVRAAVKPWIKDRFMAPDIEAVHRLLVDQKVWNIAGPYIEKYCMEYIPESRPSSPTAFALDPPPSPRKRVRLE, translated from the exons ATGCCTCGATTTACGGTCCACGTTCGGGACGAGTGGATTACCGTCCCATGCAAAGATGCCACCAGCACTGTCAAATGGTTGGGTTTTGAAGCCCTTAAACGCTATGTCAAGAACAAACCCGACAACGGAGGAATCAAGCATGTCAAAGAAGTGTGTTTCGTGGTCAGGAGGTGTCAGGGCTTTGGGCTTCTGGACAATGATGATATCGTAGAAGATGTGCTCGAGGATAATGACTTTGTTGAGCTTG CTATTGAAGGAGATACAATGTCACAAGATTTCATTCCAAGTCAGCCTGCGACGTCGCATCT AACAAGAGCATACAGAGAACCAGAACAa CACATTACTCTGGATGGGAACAGCCTGACCTCAACCGATCTGGTGAATTTGGGGAAAGGCCTCTATAAGATTAAG CTGACCCCAGAGGCCGAGCAAAAAGTTGTGGAATCCAGAGAGCTTCTGGACACTATTGTGAAAGAAAACAAAG TTGTGTATGGCATCACTACAGGGTTTGGTAAATTTGCACGGACTGTCATTCCAGTCAGCAAGCTCAA GGAACTTCAGGAAAACCTTCTGCGATCACACTCATCAG GTCTGGGAAGCCCTTTAAGTCCCGAAAGAACCCGAATGCTGCTCGCTCTGAGGATTAATGTTTTGGCCAAAGGACACAGCGGGGTTTCACCGGAGACGCTGCACAGCATGATACAGGCCTTCAACG CCTCCTGTCTATCCTACGTCCCGGAAAAAGGTACGGTAGGAGCGAGCGGAGATTTGGCCCCTTTGTCTCACCTCGCCCTCGGCCTGATGGGAGAAGGCAAGATGTGGTCGCCTAAAAGCGGCTGGGCGGACGCCAAATAC GTCTTGGAGGCGCATGGTCTGAAGCCCATATCTCTGAAGCCAAAGGAG GGTCTGGCTCTGATCAATGGGACACAGATGATCACTTCTCTGGGAGCAGAGGCCGTGGAGAGAGCGGAGGCCATCGCCCGACAGGCTGACATCATCGCTGCCCTGACCCTGGAGGTCCTTAAGGGCACCACCAAAGCCTTTGATAGTG ATATTCATAAACTGCGACCTCATCCAGGACAGAATGAAGTGGCCATGCGCTTTCGCTCGCTGTTGGACTCTGATCACCACCCTTCTGAAATCGCAG AAAGCCATAGGTTTTGTGACAGAGTTCAGGATGCCTACACCATGCGCTGTTGTCCACAG gtCCACGGAATCGTCAATGACACGATTGAGTTTGTCAAGAAAATCATTAATACAGAAATCAACAGTGCCACAGATAATCCT ATGGTGTTTGCAGAGAGAGGCGAGACCATATCAGGTGGAAACTTCCATGGAGAATATCCAGCAAAG GCTCTTGACTATTTGGCAATCGGGGTCCACGAATTGGCCTCCATCAGCGAGAGACGCATCGAACGTCTCTGCAATCCCTCTCTCAGTGAATTACCTGCATTTCTGGTTAACGAGGGAGGCCTGAACTCTGGATTCATGATTGCTCACTGCACCGCTGCAGCTCTCG tttcagAGAACAAAGTGCTTTGCCACCCCTCCTCCATTGACTCTCTGTCCACTAGTGCAGCCACTGAGGATCACGTGTCCATGGGAGGCTGGGCTGCGCGCAAAGCCCTCAGAGTGGTGGAGCACGTCGAACAAG TGCTGGCTATTGAATTGTTAGCTGCCTGTCAAGGTATTGAGTTTCTACGCCCGCTACGTACCACAACCCCGCTGGAGAAAGTGTACGACCTCGTGCGTGCTTCAGTTAA GCCCTGGATTAAAGACAGGTTCATGGCTCCAGATATTGAAGCAGTCCATCGGCTTCTTGTAGACCAGAAG GTGTGGAACATTGCAGGGCCGTACATTGAGAAATACTGTATGGAGTACATCCCAGAATCTCGGCCCTCATCCCCCACGGCCTTCGCTCTGGACCCTCCCCCGTCACCACGGAAACGGGTCAGGCTGGAGTGA